One window from the genome of Cyclobacterium amurskyense encodes:
- a CDS encoding cation:proton antiporter, translating into MALPIIIVLCALMLFAYFFDITSAKTKIPPVILLFAMGWSANQAAVFFDLDIPDLTTVLPFLGTIGLVLIVLEGALELDFDTSKLSFVGKTILVAIIPVVVISFSLAYAIQYFGDVEFKTALLNAIPFAIISSAIAIPSVQNLRTENREFVTYESSVSDIFGVLLFNFLLEKKIMNVKTLGLFFGEIVMILIVTFFATIMLAFLLSRIKHPVKFAPIILMIVLIFAVSELYHLPALIFILLFGLFIGNLNQLKQSVVVKKLHTKSFKKEIKKFKELTMELTFLIRTLFFLVFGFLIETNELFNSETLIWSISITAGIFLLRALVLKVFKINLLPLMFISPRGLVTILLYLSVPVAMSVSIINDSLIIQVIILTSFAMMLGMWTSKPVVSKEEDDKGNNGSPQKVSLEN; encoded by the coding sequence ATGGCCCTACCCATTATCATTGTACTTTGTGCTTTAATGCTCTTTGCGTACTTTTTTGACATTACTTCTGCTAAAACAAAAATCCCGCCAGTGATTTTATTATTTGCAATGGGTTGGTCAGCAAACCAAGCAGCAGTCTTTTTTGATTTAGACATTCCGGACCTTACCACAGTATTGCCATTTTTAGGTACTATCGGACTGGTATTGATCGTTTTAGAGGGTGCACTAGAACTTGATTTTGATACTTCTAAATTATCATTTGTTGGTAAAACAATTTTAGTCGCCATTATTCCTGTTGTCGTTATTAGTTTTAGTCTTGCCTATGCTATTCAATATTTTGGAGATGTAGAATTTAAGACTGCTTTGCTTAACGCCATACCATTTGCCATAATAAGCAGTGCCATTGCCATCCCCTCTGTTCAAAATTTAAGGACTGAGAACCGTGAATTTGTAACGTACGAGAGTAGTGTTTCTGATATTTTCGGGGTGCTTCTTTTCAATTTTCTACTTGAAAAGAAGATCATGAATGTAAAAACCCTAGGCCTTTTCTTTGGGGAGATCGTCATGATATTAATCGTCACCTTCTTTGCCACCATAATGCTGGCTTTTTTGCTAAGTCGTATCAAACACCCTGTTAAATTTGCCCCGATTATTTTAATGATCGTGCTGATTTTTGCAGTGTCTGAACTTTACCATTTACCTGCTCTTATCTTTATACTTCTTTTTGGACTCTTTATTGGTAATCTCAACCAGTTGAAACAAAGCGTAGTTGTTAAAAAATTACATACCAAAAGCTTCAAAAAAGAAATTAAAAAATTCAAAGAGTTGACCATGGAACTCACCTTTTTGATAAGAACCCTCTTCTTCCTTGTATTCGGATTTCTAATCGAAACCAATGAACTTTTCAATTCGGAGACACTAATTTGGTCCATTTCCATCACCGCCGGAATATTCCTACTTAGAGCCCTTGTGTTAAAGGTTTTTAAAATAAACCTCCTGCCTTTGATGTTTATCTCTCCAAGAGGTTTGGTAACTATCTTGTTGTACCTGAGTGTTCCAGTGGCAATGTCAGTATCTATAATCAACGATTCATTGATCATTCAAGTAATTATATTGACTTCTTTCGCCATGATGCTTGGCATGTGGACTTCAAAACCTGTGGTTAGTAAAGAAGAAGATGACAAAGGAAATAACGGTAGTCCGCAAAAAGTAAGCTTAGAAAATTGA